A stretch of Lutra lutra chromosome 9, mLutLut1.2, whole genome shotgun sequence DNA encodes these proteins:
- the IL1R2 gene encoding interleukin-1 receptor type 2 isoform X1 has protein sequence MEHLFQDTLLPSAGPEISISCVLQKLPEMMFILYTLIMSVSAFTIQPEEHTVAAENCKFLGKHFKTDFRVEGEPVVLRCPQMQLWLWTSVSPHVNVTWRKNDSAPTVPGEEETRMWIQDGALWILPALQEDSGTYICTVRNASYCDEMSIELKVFEKTEASLPFISYPQILTLSTSGSLVCPELSEFTHNKMDMKIHWYKDSVLLDQDNKKFLSVKGTSRLLIYNVSVEDAGYYSCAITFTHKGMLYNVTRNIELRVNKKEEETIPVIISPHQTILASLGSRLRIPCKVFLGAGTQSTTMLWWMANNTRIENAYQGGRVAEGQRQEYSENNENYIEVPLIFDPVIREDLNTDFKCLVRNRLSFQTLRTTVKEATTFSWGTMLAPLSLVCLVLVGIWMHRRCKHRTGKAYGLTTLKTGH, from the exons ATGGAACATCTATTCCAAGACACCTT GCTACCAAGTGCTGGACCTGAGATCTCCATCTCCTGTGTCCTCCAGAAGTTGCCAGAAATGATGTTCATCTTGTACACGTTGATAATGAGTGTTTCAGCCTTCACCATTCAGCCTGAGGAACACACAG TGGCAGCAGAAAACTGCAAATTTCTTGGCAAGCATTTCAAAACTGACTTCAGGGTGGAAGGGGAGCCTGTGGTTCTGAGGTGCCCCCAGATGCAGCTCTGGCTGTGGACGTCTGTCAGCCCCCATGTCAACGTGACATGGCGTAAGAATGATTCTGCTCCAACGGTCCCAGGGGAAGAAGAGACACGAATGTGGATCCAGGATGGTGCTCTCTGGATCTTGCCAGCATTGCAGGAGGACTCTGGCACCTACATCTGCACTGTCAG AAATGCTTCTTACTGTGATGAAATGTCCATTGAGCTCAAGGTTTTCGAGAAGACAGAAGCTTCCCTGCCTTTCATATCGTACCCACAAATTCTAACTTTGTCAACCTCTGGGTCCTTAGTTTGCCCTGAGCTGAGTGAATTCACCCATAACAAAATGGACATGAAGATTCATTGGTACAAG GATTCTGTCCTCCTGGATCAAGACAACAAGAAGTTTCTAAGTGTGAAGGGAACCTCTCGCTTACTCATCTATAATGTGTCTGTGGAGGATGCGGGCTATTACAGCTGTGCCATAACGTTTACCCACAAAGGCATGCTGTACAACGTGACTAGGAATATTGAACTCCGTGTCAACA aaaaagaagaggagacaaTTCCTGTGATTATCTCCCCCCACCAGACCATATTAGCTTCACTGG GTTCAAGACTGAGAATCCCGTGTAAGGTGTTTCTGGGAGCCGGGACACAGTCGACCACCATGCTCTGGTGGATGGCCAACAATACCAGAATAGAGAATGCCTACCAGGGAGGCCGTGTGGCTGAAGGGCAGCGCCA GGAATACTCGGAGAACAATGAGAACTACATTGAAGTGCCCCTGATTTTTGATCCGGTCATAAGAGAGGATTTGAACACGGATTTTAAATGCCTTGTCCGCAACAGACTGAGTTTTCAGACGCTGCGCACCACAGTCAAAGAAG CTACCACATTCTCCTGGGGGACCATGCTGGCCCCCCTCTCCCTGGTCTGCTTGGTTTTGGTGGGAATATGGATGCACAGACGGTGTAAACACAGAACTGGAAAAGCATACGGTTTGACCACGTTAAAGACTGGCCATTAA
- the IL1R2 gene encoding interleukin-1 receptor type 2 isoform X2: MQGCRLPSAGPEISISCVLQKLPEMMFILYTLIMSVSAFTIQPEEHTVAAENCKFLGKHFKTDFRVEGEPVVLRCPQMQLWLWTSVSPHVNVTWRKNDSAPTVPGEEETRMWIQDGALWILPALQEDSGTYICTVRNASYCDEMSIELKVFEKTEASLPFISYPQILTLSTSGSLVCPELSEFTHNKMDMKIHWYKDSVLLDQDNKKFLSVKGTSRLLIYNVSVEDAGYYSCAITFTHKGMLYNVTRNIELRVNKKEEETIPVIISPHQTILASLGSRLRIPCKVFLGAGTQSTTMLWWMANNTRIENAYQGGRVAEGQRQEYSENNENYIEVPLIFDPVIREDLNTDFKCLVRNRLSFQTLRTTVKEATTFSWGTMLAPLSLVCLVLVGIWMHRRCKHRTGKAYGLTTLKTGH; this comes from the exons GCTACCAAGTGCTGGACCTGAGATCTCCATCTCCTGTGTCCTCCAGAAGTTGCCAGAAATGATGTTCATCTTGTACACGTTGATAATGAGTGTTTCAGCCTTCACCATTCAGCCTGAGGAACACACAG TGGCAGCAGAAAACTGCAAATTTCTTGGCAAGCATTTCAAAACTGACTTCAGGGTGGAAGGGGAGCCTGTGGTTCTGAGGTGCCCCCAGATGCAGCTCTGGCTGTGGACGTCTGTCAGCCCCCATGTCAACGTGACATGGCGTAAGAATGATTCTGCTCCAACGGTCCCAGGGGAAGAAGAGACACGAATGTGGATCCAGGATGGTGCTCTCTGGATCTTGCCAGCATTGCAGGAGGACTCTGGCACCTACATCTGCACTGTCAG AAATGCTTCTTACTGTGATGAAATGTCCATTGAGCTCAAGGTTTTCGAGAAGACAGAAGCTTCCCTGCCTTTCATATCGTACCCACAAATTCTAACTTTGTCAACCTCTGGGTCCTTAGTTTGCCCTGAGCTGAGTGAATTCACCCATAACAAAATGGACATGAAGATTCATTGGTACAAG GATTCTGTCCTCCTGGATCAAGACAACAAGAAGTTTCTAAGTGTGAAGGGAACCTCTCGCTTACTCATCTATAATGTGTCTGTGGAGGATGCGGGCTATTACAGCTGTGCCATAACGTTTACCCACAAAGGCATGCTGTACAACGTGACTAGGAATATTGAACTCCGTGTCAACA aaaaagaagaggagacaaTTCCTGTGATTATCTCCCCCCACCAGACCATATTAGCTTCACTGG GTTCAAGACTGAGAATCCCGTGTAAGGTGTTTCTGGGAGCCGGGACACAGTCGACCACCATGCTCTGGTGGATGGCCAACAATACCAGAATAGAGAATGCCTACCAGGGAGGCCGTGTGGCTGAAGGGCAGCGCCA GGAATACTCGGAGAACAATGAGAACTACATTGAAGTGCCCCTGATTTTTGATCCGGTCATAAGAGAGGATTTGAACACGGATTTTAAATGCCTTGTCCGCAACAGACTGAGTTTTCAGACGCTGCGCACCACAGTCAAAGAAG CTACCACATTCTCCTGGGGGACCATGCTGGCCCCCCTCTCCCTGGTCTGCTTGGTTTTGGTGGGAATATGGATGCACAGACGGTGTAAACACAGAACTGGAAAAGCATACGGTTTGACCACGTTAAAGACTGGCCATTAA